The Leptodactylus fuscus isolate aLepFus1 chromosome 3, aLepFus1.hap2, whole genome shotgun sequence genome has a segment encoding these proteins:
- the TM4SF20 gene encoding transmembrane 4 L6 family member 20, whose protein sequence is MTCTEKWSSCNGFSLLVLALLAIALNLTPLVADYVEDGRLFYSPISCYEWWLPGLVGGGLLVLPAVSLTLAARKKGSCNSRTGMLSSSLFSVISILGSVYCTVISIYAIGKGPLICEKGSNTLDHCDYTLGKLSALQNLTFDLKWFLNDTCIPSNDNVTVFARNMLPDFELDFAIDVDSQKIIHLTVFVGLSIVGLLQAIVAASQIVAGLFGCLCGTSKRGRTNGSVNYGYA, encoded by the exons ATGACCTGCACAGAAAAGTGGTCGTCCTGCAATGGATTCTCTCTGTTAGTGTTGGCTTTGTTGGCTATTGCACTGAACTTAACTCCACTTGTTGCCGATTATGTAGAAGATGGAAGACTCTTCTATAGTCCGATATCGTGCTATGAATGGTGGCTGCCGGGACTGGTTGGTGGAGGCTTACTT GTTTTACCAGCTGTATCACTGACCTTGGCAGCAAGGAAGAAAGGCAGCTGTAATAGCAGAACAGGG ATGCTGTCCTCCTCGCTATTTTCTGTTATTAGTATTCTCGGATCTGTTTACTGCACCGTGATATCCATCTATGCCATCGGTAAAGGACCTCTAATCTGTGAGAAAGGAAGCAATACTTTGGATCATTGCGATTACACTTTGGGCAAACTCAG TGCTCTCCAGAACCTGACATTTGACCTGAAGTGGTTTCTGAATGATACTTGCATACCATCTAATGACAATGTGACGGTCTTCGCACGCAATATGTTGCCCGATTTTGAACTTGATTTTGCTATTGATGTGGACTCTCAGAAGATTATCCACCTCACAGTGTTTGTGGGCTTGTCCATTGTGGGGCTGCTACAGGCCATAGTGGCTGCTAGTCAGATCGTGGCAGGCCTATTTGGTTGCCTTTGCGGAACCTCTAAACGTGGGAGAACCAATGGCAGTGTAAACTATGGCTACGCCTAA